The Luteimonas sp. YGD11-2 genome has a window encoding:
- the rnpA gene encoding ribonuclease P protein component: protein MPAAAAHPRGAGRAAVVPMTAARFPKQARVRARAEFDRVFQHGRRTASPMMALHRLADDGPVRLGLAVSRKVDPTAVGRNRIKRVIRDQFRRLQGTLAPGAYVLVARPSARQADNSALRDGFLRLLQRAGALPVATPAGTMPADDPSPLPPDAPASTGP, encoded by the coding sequence ATGCCGGCCGCGGCCGCGCACCCTCGAGGTGCCGGTCGCGCCGCAGTCGTTCCGATGACAGCCGCCCGCTTCCCCAAGCAGGCGCGCGTTCGTGCGCGCGCGGAATTCGACCGCGTCTTCCAGCACGGGCGGCGAACGGCCTCTCCGATGATGGCCCTGCACCGGCTCGCCGATGACGGCCCGGTGCGTCTCGGGCTGGCGGTCTCGCGCAAGGTGGATCCGACCGCGGTGGGTCGCAACCGCATCAAGCGGGTGATCCGCGACCAGTTCCGCCGCCTGCAGGGCACACTCGCCCCGGGCGCCTACGTGCTGGTGGCGCGACCGTCTGCCCGCCAGGCCGACAACAGCGCACTGCGCGACGGTTTCCTGCGCCTGCTGCAGCGTGCCGGCGCGTTGCCCGTCGCCACCCCGGCCGGCACAATGCCCGCCGACGATCCGTCTCCCCTTCCTCCGGACGCGCCGGCTTCCACCGGCCCGTGA